ACAAAAATATATGCTCTATAAAGTTCTTGTTAGGGCCGACAGCGTCATGCTCTCAGAAATTACGGATAATATTGATGAACAATTCTCCAACAGTGCGGCTCTAAAAAAATTCATCGCAGGGAATATGAATAACTCTTACTTTTTCAATAAAGAAAATCTGGTGTATTTGAAGGTTCCGAATTAATTCTGTGTAAACAAAAAAAAATTGCTGTTTCTAAATCTTATTTTACTCTACTGAAATCGGTAATCTATTATTCATCGTGGTGTGAGTAATTTCAAGACCGGTAAATTGTTTTCAATAACAAACGAATCTGACCATATCATCCCAACCTGCACAAAAAAAAGAGTCAGTTTCAGTTCCCGTACGAATGATCAGAATTTTCTGAAAACACGCTCTGAAACTAACACTGACTCTGTAACGCGGAGAGGGTGGGATTGTGTGAAAAATCATCTTGTTTCTTGTATATCAATAAGTTATGGCTGTCGTGGGACTCCTTTGGTGAAACAATGGTGAATCTGCTCAGCGAAGTAATTAATACTGTTCTACTCGTTCTTGTTATTAAATGATGGTTTAAAAATGGCATGATTTGCCACCTGCTTGATCAAATATCCGATTCTTTTTATATTCGATTATTATATTACATGTAGTTTTTAAGGTTACTAAATAAACCCATCCTTATGCAAAAACTCTTACTAATCATTTTCTTTTTCTCCTGGATAAACTCTGATGCACAAATACAATGGATGTATTGTTATGGTGGAATAGAGAATGAAGACGATGCAACATGTTCGCAAACGTCAGACGGAGGCTATATCATTTCTGCAAGTACAGGTTCTCAACTGCTAAATGGATTAACCGGTAATTATCATGGTAACTATGACATGGCTTTGATGAAAGTTGATGCAAACGGTTACGCTCTATGGTCAGCACATTATGGCGGAACAAACCTGGATGTCTGCAAATCATCCCAACAAACTTCTGACGGAGGCTTTATCCTCGGGGGGTCAACTTTTTCAAATGATGGTGATGTAACCGGCTACCATGGACTGGACGCTGATCTCTGGTTCGTGAAAACCGACCAGAACGGAGTTCTGCAATGGCAGAAATGTTTGGGTGGTTCACGCTGGGATGATGGATATTCTGTCAGAGAATCAACGGATGGAGGATATTTCATTGTCGGAATTGTTCAGTCGACAGATGGAGATGTAACCGGTTCACTTGGGTTTCATGACATCTGGGTGGTAAAACTGAACTCTGTCGGAAATATCATCTGGCAAAAATGTCTTGGGGGCTCTTATGAAGATTGGGGTTATGCTGTCAGGGAAACACCGGGTGGCGGCTGTATAATTACCGGAGGCACTGCTTCCACCGATGGAAATGTGACAGGGAATCATGGAGGCTTGAGCGACCTCTGGGTTGTGCAATTGGACTCTTCCGGAACCATTCAATGGCAAAAATGTTATGGCGGCACGAGTGCCGACGGAGCCTATTGTATGAATAGTACATCAGATGGCGGTTATATTATTGCGGGCACTACACAATCTAACGACGGAGATGTGAGTGGATATCATGGAATGCAAGATGCCTGGGTCATAAAAATTGATGCTCTCGGCAATCTTCAATGGCAACGTTGTTTAGGCGGAACCAGTGATGACATTGCATTGTCTGTGTGCGAAGCAACGTTTGGAGGTTATTTGGTTGCCGTTAAATCCTATTCTAACAATGGTGATGTTGTCTGGAATTATGGCTTGTCAGATTATTGGGTTGTTGTCCTTGATCCTTCCGGTAACCATGTCGACTGGCAGATGAATCTTGGGGGTAGTTCCAATGACTTTCCACAAAGCATCGCTGCTACGACAGATGGTGGATTAATCGTAGCCGGAAGCACAATCAGTGTCGATGGGGATGTCATAGGACTCTTGGGACATGGAGATATTTGGGCTGTTAAAATGGACAATGCTGTTGGCGTATCCAATTTCGATACCTTTTATGGTATAACAACATTTCCAAATCCGGTCAACTCAAGTCTCAACGTATATTTTCAGGGAACCTATTCTGGAGCTGGAACTATTTATTTAAAGGATCTGATGGGACGCGAAGTTTCGAGCCCTAGGAGTTTTTCCAATTTACAGGAAATGCAAAAACTAACTATTCCAACTTCTGATCTGAATAATGGTATCTACGTACTACAGGTTGAATGCAAAGAAAAATTGGTTAGCAAGAAAATACTGGTTCAGCACAATTAATTAAAAAGTGAGTTATGGTACGGCTGAGCTTCTTTTCGTGAAAATGGTGAGCAGAACTTTGCTTGCTTCTTCATATATGTTTTCTTTTTCATTTTAAAATTCACGACTGTTTTCGGATACATTATTCCTTCTGTTTAAAATAAACATAACCTCCGTCAAGAATTATATCGCTTTTCTTGTTTTCATAGTGGTCTTAATTGATAACAATTAAAACTATGACGATGAGAAAAAAGGCAAGTAAAAAAATAAAAGAGTTCCCGTTTCTGCCGCTCTTTGAAAAATTCATTTCCGATTCAGCTTCTGGCAGAAGACACCAAA
The sequence above is drawn from the Bacteroidota bacterium genome and encodes:
- a CDS encoding T9SS type A sorting domain-containing protein, producing MQKLLLIIFFFSWINSDAQIQWMYCYGGIENEDDATCSQTSDGGYIISASTGSQLLNGLTGNYHGNYDMALMKVDANGYALWSAHYGGTNLDVCKSSQQTSDGGFILGGSTFSNDGDVTGYHGLDADLWFVKTDQNGVLQWQKCLGGSRWDDGYSVRESTDGGYFIVGIVQSTDGDVTGSLGFHDIWVVKLNSVGNIIWQKCLGGSYEDWGYAVRETPGGGCIITGGTASTDGNVTGNHGGLSDLWVVQLDSSGTIQWQKCYGGTSADGAYCMNSTSDGGYIIAGTTQSNDGDVSGYHGMQDAWVIKIDALGNLQWQRCLGGTSDDIALSVCEATFGGYLVAVKSYSNNGDVVWNYGLSDYWVVVLDPSGNHVDWQMNLGGSSNDFPQSIAATTDGGLIVAGSTISVDGDVIGLLGHGDIWAVKMDNAVGVSNFDTFYGITTFPNPVNSSLNVYFQGTYSGAGTIYLKDLMGREVSSPRSFSNLQEMQKLTIPTSDLNNGIYVLQVECKEKLVSKKILVQHN